AAGCGCTATCCGGATTTGGCCATGACCCAGCTGGGCGAGAAGGTGGTCATCCACATCAACGACACCCATCCTGCGCTGGCCATCCCCGAGCTGATGCGCATTTTGATGGATCAAGAGCACCTCTCCTTTGAGGACGCTTGGAACACCACGCGCGCCACCTTTGCCTACACCAACCACACCGTCATGAGCGAGGCACTGGAAAAATGGCCCGTGGCCATCTACCGCGAGCTGCTGCCCCGCATCTACGATATTACCGTAGCGCTTAACGAGCACTACTGTCAGCAGCTCTCCGCCGCCTTCCCCGGGCAATGGCAGCGCATCTCGGATATGGCGATCATCGCCTACGACCAGGTGCGCATGGCCAATCTGGCCATCGCGCTGTCCTTCAGCGTCAACGGCGTCTCCCAGCAGCACGCGCAGATTCTCAAAAGCGACGTGTTTGCCAACTTCAACGCCCTGGAGCCGGATAAGTTCATCGGCATCACCAACGGCATCACCTACCGCCGCTGGCTGATGAAGGCCAACCCCGGCCTCGCCCGCCTGATCACCGATGCCATCGGGCCTAAGTGGAAGAAGGATTTGGCCTATCTGGAGGACCTCGCCCCCTATGCGGACGACGCCGCCTTCCGCGAGAAGTTTGCCGCGGTCAAGCTGCAGAACAAGCAGCGCATGGCCCAGTGGATCCGGCGCAATATGGAGATCGACGTAGACCCCGGCGCCATCTTCGACTGCCAGGCCAAGCGCCTGCACGAGTATAAGCGCCAGCTGCTAAACGTGCTGCGCATCCTGCACCTGTACAACACGCTGCTTGCGCACCCAAACCTTGATATGCCCAAGCGCGTCTTTCTCTTTGCGGCCAAGGCGTCCCCGGGCTACACCCGCGCCAAGCTCATCATCCGCCTGATCAACGCTGCGGCGGACCTCATCAACAAAACCCCGCAGGTACGCGATAAAATCCAGGTGGTCTTTCTGCCCAACTACTGCGTGTCGCTTGCCGAGGTGCTCATCCCCTCGGCGGACATCAGCGAGCAGATATCCACCGCAGGCAAGGAGGCCTCCGGCACCGGCAACATGAAGTTTATGCTAAACGGTGCGCTCACGCTGGGCACGCTGGACGGCGCAAACGTGGAGATCGCCCAGCAGGTGGGCATGGATAACATCTACATCTTCGGCGGCACCGCCGAGCAGAACGCGGATCTCTACCGCACCGGCGCCTATCACGCAAGCGACCTGTATATGCAGAACCCCCAGCTCAAGGCCGCGGTGGACCTGCTCATCGACGAGCGCATGCCGGGCGACCGGCACATGCAGTTTGCCGACCTGTACCAGTCCCTGCTTTCGGGCGATCCGGGCAATATCGCCGATCCCTACCTGCTACTAAACGACTTTGCCTCGTATCTGCTCGCCTCCGAAAAGACGGACCGCGATTATGTCAAGCCCGATATCTGGTGGCGCAAGGCGGTGCTCAACAGTGCCAAAGCGGGCGTTTTCTCTTCAGACCGCACCATCGGCGAGTACAACGCGCGCATCTGGCACCTCTCCCCCATACGGATGAAGTAAACGTAGCCGATTCATGGAAAGCTCGGGCTTGCCCTCTTGCGGCGGCCGGGCTTTCTTTGCACCTGCAACATTAAAGGAGCGACGTCGCATGGACATCCCGCTGTATCACCATTCGCATATGCCGCTGTTTCGCACCCCCTTTGGCGCGGTGCCGCAGCACACCAGCATCACGCTGCGCCTGGGCGTGGACCCGCATCTTCCCTGCAAGGCGCCCCATCTGCACCTGTTTCGAGATGGCACTACCCACATGCTGCCCATGACGCGCACCGCCCTTGCCTATAACGGGTACGACCTCTACGAGGTCACCATCAGGGGCCAGTACATCGGCGCGCTGTGGTACTGCTTCTGCGTGCCTTTGCGTGACGGGGGCGCCCTCTACTGGGGCGATAATCCCAAGCGCGTGGGCGGCGAGGGCTGGATGTATTACGAGGCGCCCCCCGCCTACCTCATTACCGTGTACGCGCAAGATTTTTCCGTGCCCGCGTGGTTCCGCGACAAGGTGATGTACCAGATCTTTCCCGATCGCTTCTTCCGCAGCGCGGCGCGCACGTACCCACAAAAGCCGCGCATGCACGCCGACTGGCAGGAGGAGGTGGCCTACAGCCCGCTGCCCGACCAGGATCACTACTGCGCGGACGACTTTTTCGGCGGCAACCTGGCGGGCATCGCGGAGAAGCTTCCCTACCTCAAGAGCCTGGGCGTGTCGGTACTCTACCTCAACCCTATCTTTCTGTCCATCTCCAACCACCGCTACAACACCGCCGATTACGAGACCATCGACCCGCTGCTGGGCACGGCGGACGACCTGCGCGACCTGTGCGAAAAGGCCCGCGCGCACGGCATCTCCATCCTGCTTGACGGCGTGTTCTCCCACACAGGGGCGATCAGTCGCTACTTCAACGCGGATGGGCGCTTTGACGAAGTGGGCGCGGCGCAGTCGCCCGATTCCCCCTACGCACAGTGGTACACCTTCATCGACTGGCCGGAGCGCTACGAATGCTGGTGGGGCGATACATCGCTGCCCAACACGCGGGAGGACAGCATGTCCTACATGGACTACATGCTGGGGAAAAACGGCATCGTGCGCAAGTGGCTGCGCCTGGGCGCGCGGGGCTGGCGGCTGGACGTGGCCGACGAGCTGCCCGACGTGTTTTTAAACGAACTGCACGCCGCCTGCAAGCGGGAGCGGGCCGACGCGGTGGTGCTGGGCGAGGTGTGGGAGGACGCGGCCACCAAAACGAGCTACGGGCACGTGCGCCACTACGTGCTGGGCAACCAGCTGGAGAGCGTGATGAACTATCCCTTGCGCAATGTGCTGATCAACTACTTTACCTACAAGGCATCGCCCGAGGATGTGGCCCAGCAAGTGATGGTGCTCAAGGAGCACTACCCCCGCGACTTTTTCCACAGCCTGATGAACATGACGGGCTCACACGATGTGCCGCGGCTGCTCTCGCTGCTCTCGGACGTGCCGCAGCCGGGCTACGGCACGCCGCGGGAGCACATCCGGCTGATGGAGCCCACCGACCGCCAGAAGACACTGGGACGCGCGCGCGTGCGCCTGATGGCAAGCGTGCTTTTTACGCTGCCGGGCAACCCCTGCATCTACTACGGCGACGAGGCGGGCCTGACGGGCATGACTGACCCCTTCTGCCGGCGCACCTTCCCCTGGGGACGGGAGGATGAAGACCTCCAGGCCCATTTTCGGCATCTGGGCCAGCTACATAACGCCCATGGCGCGCTGTGCGGCGGGGACGTCACCTTTGCGCAGGCGGGCGAGGACATCCTATGCTACCTGCGAAGCGACGCCTCCTCCCACATCGTTGTGGCCGTCAACCGCAGCGAGGACGCGCGCGTCATGGACGCGTTTTTGCCCAATCTGCCCGCCGATTGCGTGTTGCATGACCTGTACGGCGGGCCCACGCAGGCGCTATCCGGGCAGCGCCTGCGCGCCACGCTTCCCCCCTTAACCGCACTGATACTCGCTTTGTAGCTGAAAAGCAGCGCATGTAGCCGCACGCGCCAAGCGCATACACGGCCGCCCCAATGCAAGGGGGCGGCTGTTTTTTCGTTATGTTTGATCGCATGGCTTGACAGTCCATCGCGCTGCGCATATACTTAGTATAACAATATATAGTATTGCTTATGAACGGAGGGGATTCTCATTCATACACAGCTGGCACCCATGCCGGGAAAATTGGCGCAGCAGTTCAAAAAGGGCGCGCTGGAAATGGTGCTGCTGGCGCGCATCGTGCAGGCGCCCGCGCACGGATACGCGCTGCTGCTGCAGCTGGAACAGCTGGGCAGCCCGCTTTTTGCAGGCATCCGCGAGGGCACGCTCTATCCCATCCTCTACCGTCTGGAGGATGGCGGGCTCATCACAAGCCAGCGGGACGCGCCCGCGGCCGGCGGCCGCATCAAAAAGGTCTACCGTGCCACCGAGGCGGGCCATGCCGCGCTGCGGCAGATGCGCGCCTTTTGGGCTGACTACAAAACCTGTATCGACCATCTGATGGAGGAAAACAATGGATAAACAGCAGTACATCCACAGGGTTGTCAAACGCATCAAGGTCACCGAGCGCACGCGCGCGCGCATCGAGGCGGACTTGGAGACGGAAATCCACACCCGCCAGGAGCAGGGGCTGTCCCTTGCGGAGGCCATCGCACAGTGTGGCGCGCCGCAGGCAGTGGCGGACGGGTTCAACGAGACGTACCGCGGCACGCCCCAGCACCGGCAATATTACGTGCAGCAGGCGTTGAAGATCGGGGCCATCGCGCTGCTCATCCTCGCCGTCCTGCTCGTATCCGCCCATATCCTGCTCAACCAGGCGCAGCAGTCCGCGCTGCGCACCATGGACGACGCCTCCGGCGCCATCATCGGCGGCGCGGACGGTCCCACGCGCATCTATGTGACCAGCCGGGCCATCCCCCTGCTGTATATGAACAACGGGCTGATTCTGGCGGGCGGGGCCGCGCTTGTGCTTGGCACGGCGGCCTGCATTGCGCTGCTGATGCTGCGCAAGCACTATTAAAAAAGCGGGGCGGGCCGCGCAAAATGCGCGTGAAATCCTGCCCGCGCTGTGCACGGCGACCTGCCCCGCGCTGCTGATGCTGCGCAGGCGGCACTGGAAAAAACAAGACGCAGGCTGCATAAGCACAAAAAAGCGCGCGGGATAGGCCCCACGCGCTTTTGTTCTATGCATTTTTGTCCTGCTGATATGTAAGCTTCCTCTCAGTAGCAGTGATTGGCGCAGTCACAGCTGTGCCCCTCCTCATGATGGTGGTCGCACTGCGCCGCTGGATCGCTCGCAAGATCCCCTGCGATGTAGCGCGCCACCGCCGCATCGATGTTGCCCTGCACGCCGTAGACCAGCTGCATGCCCGCATCCGCAAGCATGTCGCGCGCGCCCTGGCCGATGCCCCCGCAGATCACCACATCCACGTCGTGCTGCTTGAGAAAGCCCGCAAGCGCGCTGTGGCCGCTGCCCTCGGCGTCGATCACGCGCTTGCCGCACACGCGCCCTTCCTCCACGGTAAACAGCGTAAACGTGGGGCATTTGCCAAAGTGCTGAAAAATCTCGTTATCTTGTGTTGTCACTGCAATAATCATTACTTTTCTTCTCCTTCCAAATAGCGCGCTGTCATTGCCGCCGCGCCGCGCACGATGCGCGCGCAGGGACGCTGCTGATAATACGCCTCGGTCCGTTTGCTGGGCGTGGTGTCCGCCTCGGGGCCCTGCAGGTGCAGCAGCTCCCGGCACAGCAGGGAGCCGTGCATCTGGGCAAAGGCGCGGCCCGCCTGGTTGATGCGCGTGTAATGTGCGTTTTTTGCCGCAACGTCGTCGGGATCGCTGTAGCCCAGGCGCATACCCAGCACCATAAACATGGCGCTTGCCGCGCCGCACACCTCGCGCAGCTTACCCATGCCCCCGCCAAAGGAGGAGGCAAGGCGCATGGCGTCCTGCTGTCTCATGCCGATCTCCCCAGCAAACGCGCCCAGCACCGCCTGCGCGCAGTTGTACCCCTGCCGAAACAGCGCCTCGGCCCGCGCCGCTTTGTCCTCCATGGTCTTCCTCCCCTACAGCTGGCTGATGCGCTGCGCCGCCGCGTCCAGATCATCGCTGTGCACGTCCTCGATATTGCCCGCATCGCACGCCGCCGCGATCGCCGGATCCACGGGCAGCTCGCCCAGCAACGCCAGATGGTGCTGCTGCACGGTCTCTTGGATGTGGCTTTCACCAAACAAGCGGATCTTTTTGCCGCAGTCCGGGCAGGCGACGTAGGACATATTCTCTACCACGCCCAAAATGGGGATGTTCATCATCTCGGCCATGTTGACCGCCTTGGCCACGATCATGGAGACCAGATCCTGCGGCGAGGCCACGATCACAATGCCATCCAGGGGCAACGACTGGAACACCGTCAGCGGCACGTCGCCCGTGCCCGGGGGCATATCCACAAACATATAGTCCACGTCGTCCCAGATCACGTCCGTCCAGAACTGCTTGACCGTGCCCGCGATAATGGGCCCGCGCCACACCACTGGCTGGGTTTCGTCCTCCAGGAGCAGGTTGATGCTCATCAGCGCGATGCCCGTCCTGCTTTTGACGGGCAGGATGCCCGCCTCTGTGCCCAGTGCCTTTTCCTGTACACCGAACATTTTGGGGATCGATGGACCCGTTACGTCCGCGTCCAATATCGCGGTGTTAAACCCCCTGCGGCGCATCGCTACAGCCAACATGCCGCACACGAGCGATTTGCCCACGCCCCCCTTGCCGCTGACCACGCCGATCACCTTTTTGATGTGGCTCTGCGGATGGGGCTGCTCGCGGAAGTCCTGCGGGCTCTTTCGGGAAGGGCAGTCTTCGCCGCACGATGCACAGTTGTTGCTGCACGTTTCTTCAGACATGGTTTGTCTCCTCCTTGTTGCTCTGTTGCGTGTAGGGACAGTGCCGGCAATCCTGCCCGCACGCGCAGGCCTCCTGCTTGACGCGGTAATTGCCGCCGGCAATGTGGATTGCTTTGCCGTAGACCAGCGCCTCGGCGACACTGCGGCGCGCCTCATAGAGGATGCGCTGAAACGTGCCGCGCGATACCTGCATGCGCGCGCTGGCGCTGTCCTGATCCAGCGCCTCCAGATCGCACAGGCGCAGCGCCTCCAGCGCCTCCACGCGTATGGTGACGCTGCCGTGCGCCTGCGCCGGCACAAACACGCTGCAGCGCGGCTCGGCGCACACCTGCCGGCATTTGCTGATGCGCGGCATTCCCTCACCCCCTTGCATGCGATAATGTGCATATGCACAAAATCATTATCGTGTGCATATGCACATTTGTCAAGGCCCTTTTTTGTCATGGCCGCAAAAAAGCGCGCCCCGCCTGCGGGGGCGCGCCGTATCAAAGCGCCGTATGGCTACGCATTTTGGATGGTGACCTGGCAGGCGCGCATGGCCTCCAGCGCCCGCGCGTGGCTTTCAGGCGTCACGCCCGCGCAGCAGGCCGCGTCCACCACAATCTCCGTCTCGGGCAGATAGGCCTTAAGGATGATCGCGTTGGAGATCACGCAGATATCCGTGCACAGGCCCACCAGCGTGACGGTATCGATGTGTGCTTCCCGATCCTGCGCGCGCAGCAGCTGGCCCAGCGCCACGCTGCCAAAGGTGGGCTTATCGATGGGCGTCTCTTTGCGCACCGCCTCGATATCCGGGTGCAGCTGCCAGCCCACCGTGCCCCGGATGCAGTGGGCCACGGGCAGCTTTTTGCCCTCCTGCGTCTTGCCATAATCCGCCCCGTGGGTGTCCCGCGTAAAGAGCACCCGTCCGTCAAATCCCCTGATCTTTTCCACCACGCGCGGCAGGATCTGCTGCGCCTCCATGCTCCCCAGCGCGCCGTCGATAAAATCGCGCTGCATATCCACAACCACCAGTACGTTCATTTTGTCATGCCTCCTTTTAGGAATCCAGCGCGTCAAACGCCTCAAGCTTGCCCTTGGGCGGCACGGGCTTGGCGTCGCCGTGCTTGACAAAGAGCATCGTCACAAAGGACAGCGCCACGCACACGGCCGCGTACGGGAACAGCGTCCAGTAGCCCACATACTGCAGCAGCGCGCCCGATAGGATGGGCGTGATTACCTGCGCGCTCATGGAAAACGTGTAGTACAGGCCGGTGTACTTGCCCACGTCCGCGCCCCGGCTCAGCTCCACCACCATCGGGTAGGAATTGACGTTAATGGCAGCCCAGCCCACGCCCGCAATGGCGAAGAACACGAAGATCCACAGCGTAAACGTCTTAAAAAAGAAGGCTGCGGCGAACGCAAGCGCAAGCAGCGCGCAGCCGATGAGGATGGTCTTACGCCGGCCCCACTTGCTTGCCAGCTGCCCCACCGGCAGAAAGAACACGATGGCGGCCACCTGCGCGATCATCAGCGTGTAGGCGAACGCGCCCCCCTCCAGCCCCCAGTAAAAGCGGGCGTAGCGGGAGAAGGCCGTTGTCACCGCATTGTAGCCGAAGAACCACAAAAACACCGAAAGCAGGATGAACGCAAGGCTGATGCGCTTGCCGCGCGAGAGCTTCTCGTCCTTGTCGCCCGCCTCGCGCGCCTCCTGCTCCTCTTCGATGCCCAGCGCACGGGATTCGGCCTGCATGGCGCGCACCTCGCGCGGCTCACGGATTTTCCACACCAACAGTGCGAGGGAGGCGAGCATCACCACAAAGAGCGCCACATACACGGGCATGTAGGAGGGATGCGCCTGTTTGGGCACCAGCAGCGCGACTGCCGCCAGCGCGAACAGGCCGCCCAGCGCGCCCATCAGGTTGATCACCGCGTTGCCTTTGGAGCGCAGCGGCTTGGGTGTGACGTCCGGCATCAGCGCCACGGCGGGCGAACGGTAGCTGCTCATGGCAAGCAGCACCACGCCCAGCGCGATGAAGAACAGTGGCAGGGACTTGATGCTGTTTGCAATGGGCAAAAGCAGCATCACGCACGCGGCAATGGTCGTGCCCGCGATGATGTAGGGCATGCGCCTACCGATGCGCGTGTGCGTCCTGTCCGAAAGCGCGCCGAACACCGGCAGCAGGATCAGCGCCAGCACATTGTCCAGCGCCATCACCGCGCCGGAGACCGCCTCGTTTAAGTGGAAGGTCTCCTTGAGGATCAGGGGCACGATGTTGTCGTAAATGGACCAGAAAGCGCTGATTGCCATAAAGGCCAAACCCACGTAGAGGGTGCGCTTGTAATTGAGTTTCACGTGCGTTTCCTCCTACAGAATGTCGCGCAAAAACTTCCAATCGCGCCGGTAATAGCACATCTCCCAGCACTGCCACTCCAGCTCGCAGCTCTTCATAAAGCACAGGCGGGCGTTGTCCAGCTGCGCCCGCGAGGCTTTCTCTGCCTCCCTGTCAATGTAGGCAAGGAGCGTCTGGGCGATGGGCGCTTCGCTTTGCGGCTCCGCATACAGCTCGATCCAGCGGCGAAACGGGTGCTGGGGGTTTTCCAGCACACGGGGGTAGAGCGCCCTTCCGATCTGCCAGTACGTCCAGATACAGGGGGTCAGCGCGCAGAGCGTCTCCAGCAGCGTGCCGCAGCGGGCCTGCCGCATCACGTGCAGCACGTACAGGTCGTAGTAGGGGGCCAGCACCTTTTCGCCGTGCGCGTCGTAGGCGATGCCCGCCACGTCGCAGAAGTTCTTATGGGCGCTGGATTCGTGGTAGAGCATGTAGTCGATGTGGTCCTTGAAAAAGGCGATGTCCTCATCCGCGTCGCACTTGGCGATGCAGTGGGCGTAGACATCGATAAACGCGCGGATATAGTGGGTATCCTGCCCCACGTAAAAGGCCAGCGCCTCCTTGGGCACGTCACCACGGCCAATGCCCTGCACAAAGGGGTGGGCGATGATCTGCGCAAGCGCGCTTTGTGCCTGATCGGTGAGCGATTGTGAAAACGGCATGTACTTACATCCTCTCACGTTGTTTTGTTCTATTTTACCATAAAGGTGCGGCCCCTGGGTTAAGCGCATGTAAAAAGAGCGGCCGAAATCTTTCGGCCGCCCCCTATGCTTCCTATCACGCCTTGCGCTCCAGGGAAATCTCCTCAAACGGGTACCGTTCCACATTCTGCTCAATGCTGCGGTTGTCCGCGTTTTTCAGCAGCAGCGTGCGCGCCTGTTTGAGGGCGCGCGGCGACGCCACGCCTGCAGGTCCGCTGACGCAGCCCCCCTCGCAGGCCATGCCCTCGATAAAGTTGGCGTCAAACTTGCCGCTGGTGATCATGGTCAGCACCTTTTTGCACTCGGCCGCGCCGTCGCAGCGGTGGGTGACCACCGTGGGCATCTCCTCGGACTGTTCCTGGATGGCGGTGAGCACCGCGCCCGTCACGCCGCCGGCCACGGCAAACCCCTTGCCGTGCAGCGACGCCTGCTGGCCCTCGCCGATGCACTTCTCCGCCACGATGTTTTTCGCATCCAGCATGGCCAAGAATTCCTCCGTCGTCAGCGCGTAGTCCGCGCCGTCCTTGACATCGTCATGCAGCACCTCGCTCTTCTTCGCCACGCAGGGGCCGATGAACACCACCAGGCAATCGGGGTGCATGTGCTTGAGCAGGCGCGCTGTGGCCACCATGGGCGATACCGTGCCCGATACGGCGGGCCACAGCTGCGGGAAGTGCTTGCGGATCATGGAGACGAACGCTGGGCAGCAGGAGGAGGTCATTTTGGCGCCGCGTGCCACCACCTCCAGCAGCTCGCGCGCCTCGTGCTGCGCCACCGCGTCGGCGCCCAGCGCCACCTCAAAGGCATCGGCAAAGCCCAGGGCCTTGGCCGCCTCCTGCAGATGGGCCATGGTCACCTTGGGACCGAACTGGCCCTCCAGCGCGGGTGCGATGATGGCGTACATCTCCCTGCCGCCGCGCAGCGCCTCGCACACCGGCACCATAAAGGAGCGGTCCGAAATCGCACCGAACGGGCACTCGCGCATGCACGCACCGCAGGAAATGCATTTTTTCTGGTCGATGCAGGCGAGCTTGTCGTCATCGTTGATGGAGATGGCGTTCACCGGGCAGCTGCGCTTGCAGGGGCGGATCAAATCCGCGATGGCGTTGTAAGGGCAGACACTGGCGCAGCGGCCGCACTCGCGGCACTTGCTCGGATCGATGTACGCCCCGCGGCCCGTCATGGAGATGGCGCCGAAAGGGCAGGCGTTCATGCACTTTTTGGCCAGGCACTTCTGGCAGTTGTCGGTTACGTGGAAGCGGTTGATGGGGCAGCCTTCACAGGCGGCGGGAATCACGTTGACCACGTGGCCCGCGTCGTCCTTCACCCCGCCGGGCGCGTGGCCCAGCGCCAGCTGGGTGCGCTGGCGCAGGATTTCGCGTTCCTTGTATACACAGCAGCGGAACTGCGCCTGGATGCCCGGGATGATCTCGTAGGGAATCTTATCGAGCGTCTCGGGCGTGACGTTGTCGTCAAACACCAGTTTGGCCACGTCGCGCAGCACCTTGTATTTCAGCAGTTTTACGTCGTTTTCCAGTTTCACATTCATGCTATATGCTCCTTGCGCGGCAAGCCGGTTTTAATAGTAGGTGACTTCCACGCGCTTGCCCGCCTGGCGCATCACGTCGCACAGCTCGTTGAGCAGGCGCATCTTGATGCTCAAATCCATGGGCAGGTTGGGGTTCTGGTGCGCGGGATTGATTGCCTTGCCCACAAACATGTGCAGGTCGGTGCAGTCCTCCAACAGCAGGCGCGCCAGGCGCGCCGCGCCGTTGTCCGCGTCAATCTCACGGAAGGTGGCATCCCCCGCGTCCACCTGGCTCTTGATGGCGCCGCGCAGGATTTCCAGCGTGCGGTTGATGGTCAGCACACCCTCG
Above is a window of Maliibacterium massiliense DNA encoding:
- a CDS encoding NifB/NifX family molybdenum-iron cluster-binding protein; amino-acid sequence: MIIAVTTQDNEIFQHFGKCPTFTLFTVEEGRVCGKRVIDAEGSGHSALAGFLKQHDVDVVICGGIGQGARDMLADAGMQLVYGVQGNIDAAVARYIAGDLASDPAAQCDHHHEEGHSCDCANHCY
- a CDS encoding isochorismatase family cysteine hydrolase — translated: MNVLVVVDMQRDFIDGALGSMEAQQILPRVVEKIRGFDGRVLFTRDTHGADYGKTQEGKKLPVAHCIRGTVGWQLHPDIEAVRKETPIDKPTFGSVALGQLLRAQDREAHIDTVTLVGLCTDICVISNAIILKAYLPETEIVVDAACCAGVTPESHARALEAMRACQVTIQNA
- a CDS encoding PadR family transcriptional regulator; translation: MPGKLAQQFKKGALEMVLLARIVQAPAHGYALLLQLEQLGSPLFAGIREGTLYPILYRLEDGGLITSQRDAPAAGGRIKKVYRATEAGHAALRQMRAFWADYKTCIDHLMEENNG
- a CDS encoding Mrp/NBP35 family ATP-binding protein — encoded protein: MSEETCSNNCASCGEDCPSRKSPQDFREQPHPQSHIKKVIGVVSGKGGVGKSLVCGMLAVAMRRRGFNTAILDADVTGPSIPKMFGVQEKALGTEAGILPVKSRTGIALMSINLLLEDETQPVVWRGPIIAGTVKQFWTDVIWDDVDYMFVDMPPGTGDVPLTVFQSLPLDGIVIVASPQDLVSMIVAKAVNMAEMMNIPILGVVENMSYVACPDCGKKIRLFGESHIQETVQQHHLALLGELPVDPAIAAACDAGNIEDVHSDDLDAAAQRISQL
- a CDS encoding C-GCAxxG-C-C family protein, which produces MEDKAARAEALFRQGYNCAQAVLGAFAGEIGMRQQDAMRLASSFGGGMGKLREVCGAASAMFMVLGMRLGYSDPDDVAAKNAHYTRINQAGRAFAQMHGSLLCRELLHLQGPEADTTPSKRTEAYYQQRPCARIVRGAAAMTARYLEGEEK
- a CDS encoding TenA family protein, whose product is MPFSQSLTDQAQSALAQIIAHPFVQGIGRGDVPKEALAFYVGQDTHYIRAFIDVYAHCIAKCDADEDIAFFKDHIDYMLYHESSAHKNFCDVAGIAYDAHGEKVLAPYYDLYVLHVMRQARCGTLLETLCALTPCIWTYWQIGRALYPRVLENPQHPFRRWIELYAEPQSEAPIAQTLLAYIDREAEKASRAQLDNARLCFMKSCELEWQCWEMCYYRRDWKFLRDIL
- a CDS encoding glycogen/starch/alpha-glucan phosphorylase, which encodes MAVSHQAYDKDLAARKQRIIDSIAEKLRLHFGRTFEEASETQLYQAVALTVRDAIMERWTASRRARVQQQLKRVYYLSVEFLVGRSLTNNIINLLQDDAYRAALRELNVDLSQLEEVEPEAALGNGGLGRLAACFMDSLATLALPAMGCGIRYEYGLFKQYIIGGAQVEQPDVWLEDGNIWEVPTWDDQMEVRFGGRVVEDWSQGYLNIRYEDTTTVQAVPYDMPIIGYDSDVALSLRLWSAKSPTRIDMASFSRGEYAKAMEQKELAEVISKVLYPEDNHREGKMLRLKQHYFFTSATVQYIIKDFKKRYPDLAMTQLGEKVVIHINDTHPALAIPELMRILMDQEHLSFEDAWNTTRATFAYTNHTVMSEALEKWPVAIYRELLPRIYDITVALNEHYCQQLSAAFPGQWQRISDMAIIAYDQVRMANLAIALSFSVNGVSQQHAQILKSDVFANFNALEPDKFIGITNGITYRRWLMKANPGLARLITDAIGPKWKKDLAYLEDLAPYADDAAFREKFAAVKLQNKQRMAQWIRRNMEIDVDPGAIFDCQAKRLHEYKRQLLNVLRILHLYNTLLAHPNLDMPKRVFLFAAKASPGYTRAKLIIRLINAAADLINKTPQVRDKIQVVFLPNYCVSLAEVLIPSADISEQISTAGKEASGTGNMKFMLNGALTLGTLDGANVEIAQQVGMDNIYIFGGTAEQNADLYRTGAYHASDLYMQNPQLKAAVDLLIDERMPGDRHMQFADLYQSLLSGDPGNIADPYLLLNDFASYLLASEKTDRDYVKPDIWWRKAVLNSAKAGVFSSDRTIGEYNARIWHLSPIRMK
- a CDS encoding glycoside hydrolase family 13 protein; translation: MDIPLYHHSHMPLFRTPFGAVPQHTSITLRLGVDPHLPCKAPHLHLFRDGTTHMLPMTRTALAYNGYDLYEVTIRGQYIGALWYCFCVPLRDGGALYWGDNPKRVGGEGWMYYEAPPAYLITVYAQDFSVPAWFRDKVMYQIFPDRFFRSAARTYPQKPRMHADWQEEVAYSPLPDQDHYCADDFFGGNLAGIAEKLPYLKSLGVSVLYLNPIFLSISNHRYNTADYETIDPLLGTADDLRDLCEKARAHGISILLDGVFSHTGAISRYFNADGRFDEVGAAQSPDSPYAQWYTFIDWPERYECWWGDTSLPNTREDSMSYMDYMLGKNGIVRKWLRLGARGWRLDVADELPDVFLNELHAACKRERADAVVLGEVWEDAATKTSYGHVRHYVLGNQLESVMNYPLRNVLINYFTYKASPEDVAQQVMVLKEHYPRDFFHSLMNMTGSHDVPRLLSLLSDVPQPGYGTPREHIRLMEPTDRQKTLGRARVRLMASVLFTLPGNPCIYYGDEAGLTGMTDPFCRRTFPWGREDEDLQAHFRHLGQLHNAHGALCGGDVTFAQAGEDILCYLRSDASSHIVVAVNRSEDARVMDAFLPNLPADCVLHDLYGGPTQALSGQRLRATLPPLTALILAL
- a CDS encoding MFS transporter — translated: MKLNYKRTLYVGLAFMAISAFWSIYDNIVPLILKETFHLNEAVSGAVMALDNVLALILLPVFGALSDRTHTRIGRRMPYIIAGTTIAACVMLLLPIANSIKSLPLFFIALGVVLLAMSSYRSPAVALMPDVTPKPLRSKGNAVINLMGALGGLFALAAVALLVPKQAHPSYMPVYVALFVVMLASLALLVWKIREPREVRAMQAESRALGIEEEQEAREAGDKDEKLSRGKRISLAFILLSVFLWFFGYNAVTTAFSRYARFYWGLEGGAFAYTLMIAQVAAIVFFLPVGQLASKWGRRKTILIGCALLALAFAAAFFFKTFTLWIFVFFAIAGVGWAAINVNSYPMVVELSRGADVGKYTGLYYTFSMSAQVITPILSGALLQYVGYWTLFPYAAVCVALSFVTMLFVKHGDAKPVPPKGKLEAFDALDS
- a CDS encoding DUF134 domain-containing protein, whose amino-acid sequence is MPRISKCRQVCAEPRCSVFVPAQAHGSVTIRVEALEALRLCDLEALDQDSASARMQVSRGTFQRILYEARRSVAEALVYGKAIHIAGGNYRVKQEACACGQDCRHCPYTQQSNKEETNHV
- a CDS encoding 4Fe-4S dicluster domain-containing protein yields the protein MNVKLENDVKLLKYKVLRDVAKLVFDDNVTPETLDKIPYEIIPGIQAQFRCCVYKEREILRQRTQLALGHAPGGVKDDAGHVVNVIPAACEGCPINRFHVTDNCQKCLAKKCMNACPFGAISMTGRGAYIDPSKCRECGRCASVCPYNAIADLIRPCKRSCPVNAISINDDDKLACIDQKKCISCGACMRECPFGAISDRSFMVPVCEALRGGREMYAIIAPALEGQFGPKVTMAHLQEAAKALGFADAFEVALGADAVAQHEARELLEVVARGAKMTSSCCPAFVSMIRKHFPQLWPAVSGTVSPMVATARLLKHMHPDCLVVFIGPCVAKKSEVLHDDVKDGADYALTTEEFLAMLDAKNIVAEKCIGEGQQASLHGKGFAVAGGVTGAVLTAIQEQSEEMPTVVTHRCDGAAECKKVLTMITSGKFDANFIEGMACEGGCVSGPAGVASPRALKQARTLLLKNADNRSIEQNVERYPFEEISLERKA